In the Piscinibacter sp. XHJ-5 genome, one interval contains:
- a CDS encoding DUF3667 domain-containing protein produces MHPAANWTCPTCNQLVRTPFCARCGEEPIPPRDLTFRALLEKVVHALTNVDARAARTIRCLLVRPGELTLSWTRGVRKPHVAPFQLFLIANVMFFALQWLTGLNVFSSTLASHMHQQDWSELARSLVARRLEATHVPLDRYAPVFDRAVVLNAKSLILLMTLPFALLLPVVFLRARRPFMAHMVFSLHLYSFLLLLFCVGLLAAELSRWAGAGGLDSPRVDTVLSIALLIACSVYLYLAIGPVYQARGAMRVVQTMVLAIAVASIVLGYRFVLFLITLYGT; encoded by the coding sequence CTTGCAATCAGCTCGTGCGCACGCCCTTCTGTGCACGATGCGGCGAAGAACCGATCCCGCCACGCGACCTCACCTTCCGGGCGCTGCTGGAGAAGGTGGTGCACGCGCTGACCAACGTCGATGCCCGCGCAGCGCGCACCATCCGCTGCCTGCTGGTCCGTCCGGGCGAGCTCACGCTGTCGTGGACGCGCGGTGTGCGCAAGCCCCATGTGGCGCCTTTCCAGCTGTTCCTCATCGCGAACGTGATGTTCTTCGCCCTCCAATGGCTGACCGGACTGAACGTGTTCAGCTCGACGCTGGCCTCCCACATGCACCAGCAGGATTGGAGCGAGCTGGCGCGCTCGCTGGTCGCAAGACGGCTCGAGGCCACGCATGTGCCGCTCGACCGCTATGCGCCGGTGTTCGATCGCGCGGTGGTGCTCAACGCGAAGTCGCTCATCCTGCTGATGACGCTGCCCTTCGCGCTGCTGCTGCCGGTCGTCTTCCTGCGCGCGCGACGGCCCTTCATGGCCCACATGGTGTTCTCGCTGCACCTGTATTCGTTTCTGCTCCTGCTGTTCTGCGTGGGGCTGCTCGCGGCGGAGCTCAGCCGCTGGGCCGGTGCCGGCGGCCTGGACTCGCCGCGCGTCGACACGGTGCTCAGCATCGCCTTGCTCATCGCCTGTTCGGTGTACCTCTACCTCGCCATCGGGCCGGTCTACCAGGCCCGAGGCGCCATGCGCGTGGTGCAGACGATGGTGCTGGCGATCGCGGTGGCTTCCATCGTTCTGGGATACCGGTTCGTCCTCTTCCTCATCACCCTGTACGGCACCTAG
- a CDS encoding tail fiber protein: MTVFRPRRLAAVVLACACLPSAGPALAQTSPYLGQIMCGAWNFAPRGWAMMNGQLLPIAQNTALFSLLGNSYGGDGQVSFALPDLRGRVPLHIGQGLGLTARNLGDRGGSESVNLTAAQLPPHAHAMTMLGSGNDATSASPAGRVPAKGKTAQYADPSGLVAMSAGTTGSVGSAAAIDKMPPYLAVNCVIALQGTFPTHD; encoded by the coding sequence ATGACCGTCTTCAGACCCCGCCGCCTCGCTGCCGTCGTGCTGGCCTGCGCATGCCTGCCGTCCGCCGGTCCGGCGCTCGCGCAGACCAGCCCCTACCTCGGGCAGATCATGTGCGGCGCCTGGAATTTCGCCCCGCGCGGCTGGGCGATGATGAATGGTCAGCTGCTGCCCATCGCGCAGAACACGGCGCTGTTCTCGTTGCTGGGCAACAGCTACGGCGGCGACGGCCAGGTGTCGTTCGCCCTGCCCGATCTGCGCGGCAGGGTGCCGCTTCACATCGGCCAGGGACTCGGCCTCACCGCTCGCAACCTCGGCGACCGAGGGGGCAGCGAGAGCGTCAACCTCACGGCGGCGCAGCTTCCGCCGCATGCGCACGCGATGACCATGCTGGGCAGCGGCAACGATGCCACCTCGGCCTCTCCCGCCGGCCGGGTGCCGGCCAAGGGCAAGACCGCGCAGTACGCGGATCCGAGCGGGCTGGTCGCGATGTCCGCCGGCACGACGGGCTCCGTGGGGTCGGCCGCGGCGATCGACAAGATGCCGCCCTATCTGGCCGTGAACTGCGTGATCGCGTTGCAGGGCACCTTTCCCACGCACGACTGA
- a CDS encoding NAD(P)H-binding protein: MILVTGATGQTGRALVDLLSRGGTPVRALVRDASKAAALPKHNVQAVVGDLGIPSSLPEVLEGVTAAYLNTAAHPAQVEWHGHFIDAARRAGVRHIVRHSVRGAEPTSAVKICRWHAQSECELEASGIAWTHLRPVYNMNNLLKLTGSIVGQGAFFAPMKDAQLAMVDARDVAAVAAAALGGGAHEGRQYLVTGPEAIGFAEAAAALAAVLARPVRYVDVSPGQAREGMLRLGMPAWYVDDLIGFYDFYSSGAGAVVSDVVPRLTGRSGHAFAAFARHHRSRFQPSG; this comes from the coding sequence ATGATTCTCGTGACCGGCGCGACCGGCCAGACGGGGCGCGCGCTCGTCGATCTGCTGTCGCGGGGCGGCACGCCGGTGCGAGCCCTGGTTCGCGACGCGTCGAAGGCGGCCGCCTTGCCGAAGCACAACGTGCAGGCCGTGGTCGGCGACCTCGGCATCCCGTCCTCGCTGCCCGAGGTTCTCGAAGGCGTGACGGCCGCGTACCTCAACACCGCGGCCCATCCGGCGCAGGTCGAATGGCACGGCCACTTCATCGACGCGGCAAGACGCGCCGGCGTTCGACACATCGTCCGCCATTCGGTGCGCGGCGCGGAGCCGACCTCGGCGGTGAAGATCTGCCGCTGGCACGCCCAGTCGGAATGCGAGCTCGAGGCCTCCGGCATCGCATGGACCCACCTGCGGCCGGTCTACAACATGAACAACCTCCTGAAGCTCACGGGAAGCATCGTCGGGCAGGGCGCCTTCTTCGCGCCGATGAAGGACGCGCAGCTCGCCATGGTGGACGCGCGGGATGTCGCCGCCGTTGCCGCGGCCGCGCTCGGCGGCGGCGCGCATGAAGGCAGGCAGTACCTCGTCACCGGACCCGAGGCGATCGGCTTCGCCGAGGCGGCGGCCGCGCTGGCCGCCGTGCTGGCGCGGCCCGTGCGCTATGTCGACGTGTCGCCCGGCCAGGCGCGCGAGGGAATGCTGCGCCTGGGCATGCCGGCCTGGTACGTCGACGACCTGATCGGCTTCTACGACTTCTACAGCAGCGGCGCAGGCGCGGTGGTCAGCGACGTGGTGCCCCGGCTCACCGGGCGGAGCGGCCATGCCTTCGCCGCGTTCGCGCGCCATCACCGTTCCCGCTTCCAGCCGTCAGGCTGA
- a CDS encoding response regulator, translating to MSNRSRVLIVDDDTSVCAMLEEYLSEHRYEVRCVGGGNAMREEIERELPDAILLDIHLPGEDGISLARFLRERYDVAIIMVTGSGDVIDRVVGLEVGADDYVTKPFDPRELLARLKSVLRRMQARTHAETEGPSTAPAAPEAGARIRVGRCWLEVQAHRLVSEGGDEVPMTAMEYDLLVAFTANPNRVLSRDQLLMHARNREWQPFDRSIDIRIGRLRRKIEADPEKPQTIRTVRNGGYMFVPDGMRVSSE from the coding sequence ATGTCGAATCGCAGCCGCGTTCTCATCGTTGACGACGACACCAGCGTCTGCGCGATGCTCGAGGAGTACCTCAGCGAACACCGCTACGAGGTCCGCTGCGTCGGGGGCGGCAATGCCATGCGCGAGGAGATCGAGCGCGAGCTGCCCGATGCGATCCTGCTCGACATCCACCTTCCCGGCGAAGACGGCATCAGCCTGGCGCGCTTCCTGCGCGAGCGCTACGACGTGGCCATCATCATGGTCACCGGATCGGGCGACGTGATCGACCGGGTGGTCGGGCTGGAGGTGGGCGCCGACGACTACGTCACCAAGCCGTTCGACCCGCGCGAGCTGCTCGCACGCCTCAAGAGCGTGCTGAGGCGCATGCAGGCACGCACGCACGCAGAGACCGAGGGACCCTCGACGGCGCCGGCAGCGCCCGAAGCAGGCGCGCGCATCCGAGTCGGCCGCTGCTGGCTCGAGGTGCAGGCACACCGCCTGGTCAGCGAAGGCGGTGACGAGGTCCCGATGACGGCGATGGAGTACGACCTCCTGGTGGCCTTCACGGCCAACCCCAATCGCGTGCTGTCGCGCGACCAGCTGCTGATGCACGCACGCAACCGGGAGTGGCAGCCGTTCGACCGTTCGATCGACATCCGCATCGGCCGCCTGCGCCGCAAGATCGAAGCCGACCCCGAGAAGCCGCAGACCATCCGCACGGTGCGCAACGGCGGCTACATGTTCGTTCCCGACGGAATGCGCGTCAGCAGCGAGTGA
- a CDS encoding MFS transporter, whose product MNAHAWRATLAATLLMGLTQGSRSAFGLFLSPLNTATGIGAGAIGLSVAVGHLALGVAQPVLASLAERHGAARLMAGGACLLAVCTALLAYVGDAWTLTVLVLLMSLAGCALGSNAVLMAELGRRVPATVQGMAAGIVGAGGSAGQLVFGPLTQWLIGGFGWRVAAWATAAAMLIALPLASAFGRSRSPDRGAALPSTDPGWRAILRDRRFRLIGASFTLCGFHVTFLTTHMPGVIERCGLPLSLAGTWLAVAGAANMAGSIGIGALMRRWSSPLLLGLLYATRAVAIATLLVVPVTPAVMLAFALVMGLTYLAPLAPTAQLLAQHFGVHRLGTLLGMVMVGHQAGAFAGAWLGGLAVEITRGYTPLWIADLLLALVAAALQWPLRGGVTGSAAAPRTAGPRRSACAARSARPAA is encoded by the coding sequence ATGAACGCTCACGCCTGGCGCGCGACGCTGGCCGCCACCCTGTTGATGGGGCTCACGCAAGGCAGCCGCTCGGCGTTCGGGCTGTTCCTGTCGCCGCTCAACACGGCGACCGGCATCGGCGCGGGCGCCATCGGCCTCTCCGTCGCCGTCGGCCACCTGGCGCTGGGTGTGGCGCAACCCGTGCTCGCCTCGCTGGCCGAGCGGCACGGCGCCGCGCGCCTGATGGCCGGCGGCGCCTGCCTGCTTGCGGTGTGCACGGCGCTGCTGGCGTATGTCGGCGATGCATGGACGCTCACGGTGCTGGTGCTGCTGATGTCGCTGGCCGGCTGTGCGCTCGGCAGCAACGCCGTGTTGATGGCGGAGCTGGGCAGGCGGGTGCCCGCCACGGTGCAAGGGATGGCGGCGGGCATCGTCGGGGCGGGCGGCTCCGCCGGTCAACTGGTGTTCGGGCCCCTGACGCAATGGCTGATCGGTGGATTCGGCTGGCGCGTGGCGGCCTGGGCGACGGCTGCCGCGATGCTGATCGCGCTGCCGCTGGCAAGCGCATTCGGGCGCTCGCGTTCGCCCGACCGCGGGGCCGCGCTGCCCAGCACGGATCCGGGCTGGCGCGCGATCTTGCGCGATCGCCGCTTCCGGCTGATCGGCGCCAGCTTCACGCTGTGCGGCTTTCACGTCACCTTCCTCACCACCCACATGCCGGGGGTGATCGAGCGCTGCGGCCTTCCGTTGTCGCTGGCCGGGACCTGGCTGGCCGTTGCCGGAGCGGCCAACATGGCGGGCAGCATCGGCATCGGCGCGCTGATGCGCCGCTGGTCGTCCCCCCTGCTTCTCGGGCTGCTGTACGCCACGCGCGCCGTCGCGATCGCGACGCTGCTCGTCGTGCCCGTCACGCCGGCGGTGATGCTGGCCTTCGCGCTGGTGATGGGGCTGACCTATCTCGCGCCGCTGGCGCCCACCGCGCAGTTGCTGGCCCAGCATTTCGGCGTGCATCGGCTGGGCACGCTGCTCGGCATGGTGATGGTCGGCCACCAGGCGGGTGCCTTCGCCGGCGCCTGGCTCGGCGGCCTGGCAGTGGAGATCACGCGCGGCTACACGCCGTTGTGGATCGCCGACCTGCTGCTCGCGCTGGTGGCCGCGGCGCTGCAATGGCCGCTGCGCGGTGGCGTCACAGGCAGTGCTGCAGCGCCGCGAACAGCAGGCCCTCGTCGATCGGCTTGCGCAGCACGGAGCGCACGCCCAGCTGCCTGA
- a CDS encoding PAS domain S-box protein, whose amino-acid sequence MPARLGRLRPRLDAMSVRPSPTARSVDEWAALAEALRRAALAVSAAQGEAVLSELVFSLADILGVDCAFIAVHQDDDPTSLHRVAMVLDGKAGEDATYALEGTPCATVIGTRFRAYACDVAQCFPLDPPLREMGAQSYAGFGLSDRHGRSLGIISVLSRKPMQHLDWVESILQIFAVRAAAEVERLRADEVLRLREEQYRVIFEAASDGFVLRDARARTLDANPAFYRMYGFSRELIAAGGGYPANFPPGYVEEREAQIRRALEGHETHVQSIALRADGSPFWIDLRVVPVRYRGEPHVLQVVRDISALREREQALLRSEARLRATVDAAFDCIIGMDADGRIVEFNAVAERCFGRARSDVLGRSLAEVIIPPRYREAHARGLARLLQTGSGPFVGRLIETTALRADGSEFPVELAISVGSAAGENIFVGHLRDISARRQAEAKHAELEAQLRQAQKMEAIGQLTGGIAHDFNNILTSMMGYIVLAGERAEELNDARLTHRLAQAHLASQRARDLISQMLTFARRGSGTRPERTALAIAPALRQSLSLLRSTLPSSIELEVDFAARLPAVAADAVQIEQVLFNLCINARDAMAGAGRLRVSLRERDVQATCASCRAHVDGRWIELVVADDGCGLADDVRERMFDPFFSTKEVGRGSGMGLAMVHGIVHDHGGHIVVDSRPGRGSTFHVMLPAAPAPAQGDVPAADSPSMGGAAKLRGRLLLVEDQAMVAAFMSELLSGWGLEVTLVRDPVVAKQRFADEPDAFDVVLTDQTMPRLTGVQLAGELLALRPSLPVLLYTGFDEGLDEPALRQLGVRSVLRKPIDEGLLFAALQHCL is encoded by the coding sequence ATGCCTGCCCGACTGGGGCGGCTGCGGCCTAGACTCGACGCCATGTCGGTCCGCCCGTCCCCCACCGCACGCAGCGTCGACGAATGGGCGGCGCTGGCCGAAGCGCTGCGCCGCGCCGCGCTGGCCGTTTCCGCCGCACAGGGCGAGGCCGTGCTGAGCGAGCTGGTGTTCTCGCTGGCGGACATCCTGGGCGTGGACTGCGCCTTCATCGCGGTGCACCAGGACGACGATCCCACGTCGCTGCATCGCGTGGCGATGGTGCTCGACGGCAAGGCCGGCGAAGACGCCACCTATGCGCTGGAAGGCACCCCGTGCGCGACGGTCATCGGCACGCGCTTTCGCGCCTACGCCTGCGACGTCGCACAGTGCTTTCCGCTCGACCCTCCGCTGCGCGAGATGGGCGCGCAAAGCTATGCCGGCTTCGGCCTCAGCGACCGCCACGGCCGCTCGCTGGGCATCATCTCGGTGCTGTCGCGCAAGCCGATGCAGCACCTGGATTGGGTGGAGTCCATCCTGCAGATCTTTGCCGTGCGTGCGGCCGCAGAAGTCGAGCGACTGCGCGCCGACGAGGTGCTGCGCCTGCGCGAGGAGCAGTACCGGGTGATCTTCGAGGCCGCATCCGACGGCTTCGTCCTGCGCGATGCCCGCGCACGCACCCTGGACGCCAATCCGGCCTTCTACCGGATGTACGGCTTCTCGCGCGAGCTCATCGCCGCCGGCGGCGGCTACCCCGCGAACTTCCCGCCCGGCTATGTGGAGGAGCGCGAGGCGCAGATCCGGCGCGCGCTCGAGGGCCATGAAACGCATGTGCAGAGCATCGCGCTGCGCGCCGACGGCAGCCCTTTCTGGATCGACCTGCGCGTGGTGCCGGTGCGCTACCGCGGCGAACCGCACGTGCTGCAGGTGGTGCGCGACATCAGCGCGCTGCGCGAGCGCGAGCAGGCGCTCCTGCGCAGCGAGGCGAGGCTTCGCGCCACCGTCGACGCGGCGTTCGACTGCATCATCGGCATGGACGCCGACGGGCGCATCGTCGAATTCAATGCCGTCGCCGAGCGCTGCTTCGGCCGCGCGCGCAGCGACGTGCTGGGACGCTCCCTGGCCGAGGTCATCATTCCGCCGCGCTACCGCGAGGCGCACGCCCGCGGCCTGGCGCGCCTGCTGCAGACAGGGTCAGGCCCCTTCGTCGGCCGGCTGATCGAGACGACCGCGCTGCGCGCGGACGGCAGCGAATTCCCCGTCGAGCTGGCGATCAGCGTGGGCAGCGCAGCCGGCGAGAACATCTTCGTCGGCCATCTGCGCGACATCAGCGCGCGCCGCCAGGCCGAAGCAAAGCATGCCGAACTCGAGGCGCAGCTGCGCCAGGCCCAGAAGATGGAAGCCATCGGCCAGCTCACCGGCGGCATCGCGCACGACTTCAACAACATCCTCACCAGCATGATGGGGTACATCGTGCTGGCCGGCGAGCGCGCCGAGGAGTTGAACGATGCGCGGCTGACGCACCGGCTGGCGCAGGCGCACCTGGCCTCCCAGCGCGCGCGCGACCTCATCTCGCAGATGCTCACCTTCGCCCGCCGCGGCTCGGGCACGCGCCCTGAGCGCACGGCGCTGGCGATCGCGCCCGCGCTGCGCCAATCGCTGTCGCTGCTGCGCTCGACGCTGCCGAGCAGCATCGAGCTGGAAGTGGACTTCGCCGCCAGGCTGCCTGCGGTCGCGGCCGATGCGGTGCAGATCGAGCAGGTGCTGTTCAACCTCTGCATCAACGCCCGCGACGCGATGGCGGGGGCCGGAAGGCTGCGGGTGTCCTTGCGCGAACGCGACGTGCAAGCGACCTGCGCATCGTGCCGGGCCCACGTGGACGGGCGGTGGATCGAGCTGGTGGTGGCCGATGACGGCTGCGGCCTGGCCGACGACGTGCGCGAGCGCATGTTCGACCCGTTCTTCAGCACCAAGGAAGTCGGGCGCGGCTCGGGAATGGGGCTGGCCATGGTGCACGGCATCGTCCACGACCATGGCGGCCACATCGTCGTCGACAGCCGTCCGGGGCGGGGCAGCACCTTCCATGTGATGTTGCCCGCAGCGCCCGCGCCGGCGCAGGGTGATGTCCCCGCAGCGGACTCGCCGTCGATGGGCGGCGCGGCGAAGCTGCGAGGGCGCCTGCTGCTCGTCGAGGACCAGGCCATGGTCGCAGCCTTCATGTCGGAGCTGCTCTCCGGCTGGGGGCTGGAGGTCACGCTCGTTCGCGACCCGGTCGTGGCGAAGCAGCGCTTCGCCGACGAGCCCGACGCATTCGACGTCGTGCTGACCGACCAGACCATGCCGCGGCTCACCGGCGTGCAGCTGGCCGGGGAACTGCTCGCGCTGCGCCCGTCGCTGCCGGTGCTGCTCTACACCGGGTTCGACGAAGGCCTCGATGAGCCGGCGCTCAGGCAGCTGGGCGTGCGCTCCGTGCTGCGCAAGCCGATCGACGAGGGCCTGCTGTTCGCGGCGCTGCAGCACTGCCTGTGA
- a CDS encoding ABC transporter substrate-binding protein, with translation MLSRWVGAAAVVIGMAASPGAGAANGVTDHEIRIGASVVLSGPLGPQTADYGAGSRLYFDSVNAAGGVHGRKIVYRTLDDAFDVQRAVENTRQLLERDKVFLIYNNTGTAHTAAILPIAAEARTVVFGPVTGASALRQTFHRHLFHVRAGYADEAARITRQLHEMGITRVAAFFQDDAFGKALLTEVKKAAAAQRLEIVAEASVDPKAPAFEAAAATLGKAAPQAVVMCTAGSTFTGLVKALGTTGTRPGIYGFSVVSVDQTTRDLGAAARGIVLAQVMPSLANRANPVVDEYLSLASAKGDAGPPSQSKFEGFVHARVLVEGLRRAGRDLSTDHFIRGLESAGEVSFGKFSAHYSPSSHSGSAYVELAIIDTEGKLRY, from the coding sequence ATGTTGAGCAGATGGGTCGGGGCCGCCGCTGTCGTCATCGGGATGGCGGCATCGCCTGGCGCAGGCGCGGCCAACGGCGTCACGGACCACGAGATCCGCATCGGCGCGTCCGTGGTGCTCAGCGGACCGCTCGGGCCGCAGACCGCGGACTACGGCGCGGGTTCGCGCCTCTACTTCGATTCGGTCAATGCGGCGGGCGGCGTGCACGGCCGCAAGATCGTCTACCGCACGCTCGACGATGCCTTCGATGTGCAGCGCGCCGTCGAGAACACACGCCAGCTGCTGGAGCGCGACAAGGTCTTCCTGATCTACAACAACACCGGCACGGCGCACACCGCGGCCATCCTGCCCATCGCGGCCGAGGCCAGGACCGTCGTCTTCGGGCCGGTCACCGGCGCCTCGGCACTGCGGCAGACCTTCCACCGCCACCTGTTCCACGTGCGCGCTGGCTACGCCGACGAAGCGGCGCGCATCACGCGCCAGCTGCACGAGATGGGCATCACGCGCGTGGCGGCGTTCTTCCAGGACGACGCGTTCGGCAAGGCTCTGCTCACGGAAGTGAAGAAGGCCGCCGCCGCGCAGCGTCTCGAGATCGTCGCCGAAGCGTCGGTCGATCCGAAGGCGCCGGCGTTCGAGGCCGCGGCCGCCACGCTGGGCAAGGCGGCGCCCCAGGCGGTGGTCATGTGCACGGCGGGGTCCACCTTCACCGGCCTCGTCAAGGCGCTGGGCACCACCGGCACCCGGCCGGGCATCTACGGGTTCTCGGTCGTCAGCGTGGACCAGACCACGCGCGACCTGGGCGCGGCGGCGCGCGGCATCGTGCTGGCGCAGGTCATGCCGTCGCTGGCGAATCGCGCCAACCCGGTGGTCGACGAATACCTCTCGCTGGCGTCGGCCAAGGGCGACGCCGGGCCGCCGTCGCAGTCCAAGTTCGAGGGATTCGTGCACGCCCGGGTGCTGGTGGAGGGCCTGCGTCGCGCCGGGCGCGATCTGAGCACCGACCACTTCATCCGCGGCCTCGAGTCGGCCGGCGAAGTCTCCTTCGGGAAATTCTCGGCGCACTACTCGCCGAGCTCGCACAGCGGCTCGGCGTACGTGGAGCTCGCGATCATCGACACGGAAGGCAAGCTGCGGTACTGA
- a CDS encoding TetR/AcrR family transcriptional regulator, protein MAISVDSSRGRKTKERAKPDDPVRASLTPERWTEAATEVLADHGIDSVRVDVLARTLGVTRGSFYWHFRDREDLLRSVLRAWRQHATEALTARLERASTDPVEQIRDVISLPFRGKAAVRAARIELAIRAWARRDDMARQAVDEADGSRMGYIAQIFSSMGFPIVEARWRAFVLYSYVVAESVMSRDMTAPQREERNRFVERLIQMRAGA, encoded by the coding sequence ATGGCCATCTCCGTCGATTCCTCGCGCGGCCGCAAGACCAAAGAGCGCGCCAAGCCCGACGATCCCGTCCGCGCGTCACTGACGCCGGAACGCTGGACCGAAGCGGCCACCGAAGTGCTCGCCGACCACGGCATCGACAGCGTGCGTGTCGACGTCCTGGCCCGCACGCTGGGCGTCACGCGCGGCAGCTTCTACTGGCACTTTCGCGACCGCGAAGACCTGCTGCGCAGCGTGCTCAGGGCCTGGCGCCAGCACGCCACCGAGGCGCTGACGGCGCGACTCGAGCGCGCCAGCACCGATCCGGTGGAGCAGATCCGTGACGTGATCTCGCTGCCGTTTCGCGGCAAGGCGGCCGTGCGTGCCGCACGCATCGAGCTGGCCATCCGCGCGTGGGCGCGGCGCGACGACATGGCGCGCCAGGCGGTCGACGAAGCCGACGGCAGCCGCATGGGCTACATCGCGCAGATCTTCTCGTCGATGGGCTTCCCCATCGTCGAGGCACGCTGGAGAGCGTTCGTCCTCTACAGCTACGTCGTCGCGGAGTCGGTCATGTCGCGCGACATGACAGCGCCGCAACGCGAGGAGCGCAACCGCTTCGTGGAGCGGCTGATCCAGATGCGGGCGGGGGCTTGA
- a CDS encoding feruloyl-CoA synthase → MEPSLFEDPRWLAPPRTVRIDFDDGSFVLRSPQPLQPYARRIGDWLERWAAETPDAPAFAERGPDGQWRRLTWGQARRDVGRIAQALLAMRLAPQAPVVVLSDNSVDHLLLMLAAMHIGRAVCSVSSAYCRLTRDYTKIHGILNTLGPALVYAADASVYGPPIAAAGLRCPVVLGQGAQQMEGALSFASLLEHEEGAQVMQAFAEVGPDTHAKYLLTSGSTGHPKVVINTHRMLCANQQMIAQAWRFLEHEKPVIVDWLPWSHTFGGNHNLNMVLRNGGTLVVDEGRPAPGLVEKSVRNVCEVQPTLYFNVPRGLEMLLPHLEADDALARSFFSRLRAVFYAGAALPQSTWERLQALAVRVRGEPVWLTTAWGSTETSPAVTSAHWRLDRAGVIGLPLPGVELKFVPNGSKLELRVRGVSVFPGYRDAPHLTAQAFDDEGYYCIGDAGLLADPAHPERGVVFDGRVAEDFKLTTGTWVSVGTLRVRVVSALAPLAQDVVITGHDRDEVAALVFPSQQAAGMPAGELAARIAAALASLRSSGGGSSQAPARAMVLTEPPSVDAGEITDKGYINQAAVLKRRAALVQALYEQGPQVILPAKDPRP, encoded by the coding sequence ATGGAGCCCAGCCTGTTCGAGGATCCCCGTTGGCTCGCGCCGCCGCGCACGGTGCGCATCGACTTCGACGACGGCAGCTTCGTGCTGCGATCGCCGCAGCCGCTGCAGCCGTATGCCCGTCGCATCGGGGACTGGCTCGAGCGCTGGGCCGCAGAGACACCCGACGCCCCCGCATTCGCCGAGCGCGGCCCGGACGGACAGTGGCGCAGGCTGACGTGGGGCCAGGCGCGCCGTGACGTGGGCCGCATCGCGCAAGCGCTGCTGGCGATGCGGCTGGCGCCGCAGGCTCCGGTGGTCGTGCTGTCCGACAACTCGGTCGACCACCTGCTGCTGATGCTGGCGGCCATGCACATCGGGCGTGCCGTGTGCAGCGTGTCCAGTGCGTACTGCCGGCTCACACGGGACTACACCAAGATCCACGGCATCCTCAACACGCTCGGACCGGCGCTGGTCTACGCCGCCGATGCGTCGGTCTACGGGCCTCCCATCGCGGCGGCAGGACTTCGGTGCCCGGTGGTGCTGGGCCAGGGCGCGCAGCAGATGGAAGGGGCGCTGTCCTTCGCCAGCCTGCTCGAGCACGAGGAAGGCGCGCAGGTGATGCAGGCCTTCGCCGAGGTCGGCCCCGACACTCACGCCAAGTACCTGCTGACGTCGGGCTCGACCGGCCATCCCAAGGTGGTGATCAACACCCATCGCATGCTGTGCGCCAACCAGCAGATGATCGCGCAGGCGTGGCGCTTCCTCGAGCACGAGAAGCCGGTCATCGTCGACTGGCTGCCGTGGAGCCACACCTTCGGCGGCAATCACAACCTGAACATGGTGCTGCGCAACGGCGGCACGCTGGTCGTCGACGAAGGCCGGCCGGCGCCGGGGCTGGTGGAGAAATCGGTGCGCAACGTCTGCGAGGTGCAGCCCACGCTGTACTTCAACGTGCCGCGCGGACTGGAGATGCTGCTGCCCCATCTCGAGGCCGACGACGCGCTGGCCCGCAGCTTCTTCAGCCGCCTGCGCGCCGTGTTCTACGCGGGCGCGGCGCTGCCGCAGTCGACCTGGGAGCGCCTGCAGGCGCTGGCCGTGCGGGTGCGCGGCGAACCGGTGTGGCTCACGACCGCGTGGGGATCCACCGAGACGTCGCCGGCGGTGACGAGCGCCCACTGGAGGCTCGATCGCGCCGGCGTCATCGGGTTGCCCTTGCCCGGCGTGGAGCTCAAGTTCGTGCCGAACGGCAGCAAGCTCGAGCTGCGCGTGCGCGGCGTGAGTGTCTTTCCCGGCTATCGCGACGCGCCGCACCTCACGGCGCAGGCCTTCGATGACGAGGGCTACTACTGCATCGGCGACGCGGGCCTGCTGGCCGACCCCGCGCATCCTGAGCGCGGTGTCGTCTTCGACGGGCGCGTCGCCGAGGACTTCAAGCTCACCACCGGAACCTGGGTCTCGGTGGGCACGCTGCGCGTGCGTGTCGTCTCGGCGCTGGCGCCGCTGGCGCAGGACGTGGTCATCACCGGCCACGACCGCGACGAGGTCGCCGCGCTGGTGTTCCCGTCGCAGCAGGCTGCGGGAATGCCCGCCGGGGAGCTCGCCGCCAGGATCGCGGCGGCGCTCGCATCCCTGCGCTCGTCGGGGGGCGGCTCGTCCCAGGCGCCGGCCCGCGCCATGGTGCTGACCGAGCCGCCGAGCGTGGATGCGGGCGAGATCACCGACAAGGGCTACATCAACCAGGCGGCCGTGCTCAAGCGCCGCGCCGCCCTCGTGCAGGCGCTGTACGAGCAAGGGCCGCAGGTCATCCTGCCGGCCAAGGATCCGCGGCCATGA